Proteins found in one Pelmatolapia mariae isolate MD_Pm_ZW linkage group LG7, Pm_UMD_F_2, whole genome shotgun sequence genomic segment:
- the ckap5 gene encoding cytoskeleton-associated protein 5 isoform X4, which produces MGDESEWMKLPIDQKCEHKIWKARLNGYEEALKLFQKIEDEKSPEWGKYLGLIKKFVTDSNAVAQLKGLEAALAFIENAHFAGKTTGEVVSGVVTKVFNQPKARAKELGMDICLMYIEIEKAEVVQDELLKGLDNKNPKIVVACIETLRKALSEFGSKIVTLKPVVKVLPKQFESREKAVRDEAKLLAVEIYKWIRDALRPSLQNINSVQLKELEEEWVKLPSSPPKQTRFLRSQQDLKAKFQEQQAQGGEQSDGDDGEEMVVAVDPYELLEPVEILSKMPKDFYEKIEAKKWQERKEALEAVDALTKNPKLENGDYGDLVRALKKVVGKDANVMLVSMAAKCLAGLATGLRKKFGTYAGQVVPTILEKFKEKKPQVVQALQEAVDAIFLTTTFQNLSEEILAVMDNKNPSIKQQASLFLARSFRHCTQATLPKSILKPFCAALIKQVNDSAPEVRDAAFEALGTAMKVVGEKAVNPFLADLDKLKLDKIKECADKVELSGGRKGAGGGGTVEKKCAAKAVVPAESVSKSSVPSKSQTSANKVSAVPPKKGKPTSAAGAKSKKSSDSKEFTESELSAEVCQDLAAGVLPASCVEQLDSANWKDRLASMEEFQRAVETMDKAAMPCQALVRMLAKKPGWKETNFQVMQLKLRIVALIAQRGQFSKTSASVVLDGLVDKVGDVKCGGNAKEGLTAIGEACSLPWTAEQVVSMAFSQKNPKNQAETLNWLSNAMKEFGFAGINVKGFINNVKTALGATNPAVRTAAITLLGVMYLYMGAPLRMFFEDEKPALLAQIDAEFEKMQGQSPPPPIRFTKKVAAEEEGAEVEEQDEDAGGGGQNIMDLLPRTDVSDKITTDLVSKIGDKNWKIRKEGLDEVAAIISEAKFIMANIGELPLALKGRLSDSNKILVQQTLSILQQLATAMGAGLKQHVKALGIPIITVLGDSKPNVRATAMTTLQAWVEQTGMKDWLEGEDLSEELKRENPFLRQEVLGWLAEKLPTQRTVSGDLMLCIPQLYACLEDRNGDVRKKAQDALPTFMMHLGYDKMNKATGKLKPASKDQVVSMLEKARTVMPAKPAAPAKTGGGKGSAEPNRAASASRSQLPSEDVADSKPEVKKVRGGMAAKKGAAGKKPVSKGLKDDEDKSGPLFILIANAKEQRIKEEKQLKILKWNFITPRDEYVEQLKTQMSTCFAKWLQDELFHFDFQRHVKAIGVMIERLESESEATISCLDLILKWFTLRFFDTNTTVLMKVLEYLKLLFAMLNRENYHLTEYEANSFVPYLILKVGESKDVVRKDVRAILAMLCKVYPASKVFPFLMDGTKSKNSKQRAECLEELGCLIEGYGMNVCQPTPAKSLKEIAVHIGDRDTSVRNAALNTVVAVYNVCGDQVYKLIGNLSEKDMSMLEERIKRSAKKAPTAVPKQTATDRSQKEHPTNSNATFLRKPAQEDPNKLNQARQNAQHTESLHPSIPKEFQLDLDMIEMDQGRVCELPDLVQHKLDELLEPIMIPEPKMRSVSPHFDELHNSTASTINFVISQVASGDINTSIQALAQIDEVLRQEDKAEVMSGHIDQFLIATIMQLRLINSTHMADDRVDKKDIIKLYSCIIGNMLSLFSMESLAREASMGVLKDLMHGLITLMLDSRVEDVEDGTQVIRSVNLLVIRVLEKSDQTNMISALLVLLQDTLVSTAGSPMVSELVMKCLWRVIRFLPETINNINLDRILLDVHNFMKVFPKEKLKQLKSDVPHRTLKTLLHTLCKLTGAKILDHLSMIENRNESELEAHLRRVVKHSGNLAGLKSDRSNEKGGLRIDDRMSKAKVSDILSEIFKKIGSKENTKEGLTELYEYKQKYSDADLEPFLKNTSQFFQSYVERGLRMIESEREGKTRIQTTAVIPQHGVDSSLSSNEELKPAVYYERLKILRQRQGLENTSRQQSVGGSEDEAQQRPTISSLLSSKPSVASSTDMLQSKLSQLKESRELYMQEHNVHSPTHTNTRSASPAANLDDLKKRLERIKSKRQ; this is translated from the exons ATTTGGAAAGCCCGCCTGAATGGTTATGAAGAAGCACTGAAATTGTTCCAGAAGATAGAAGATGAAAAGAGTCCAGAATGGGGGAAGTACCTGGGACTGATTAAGAAGTTTGTCACAGACTCGAATGCAGTGGCTCAGCTCAAAGGTCTGGAGGCAGCCCTTGCCTTCATTGAGAATGCCCACTTTGCTGGAAA GACGACAGGTGAGGTAGTGTCTGGTGTGGTGACCAAAGTGTTCAACCAGCCAAAAGCACGGGCCAAAGAGCTGGGTATGGACATCTGTCTTATGTACATTGAGATAGAGAAGGCTGAAGTGGTTCAGGACGAGCTGCTCAAAGGACTGGACAACAAGAACCCCAAGATAGTGGTGGCGTGCATCGAGACTTTAAGAAAGGCTCTCAG TGAATTTGGGTCTAAAATAGTAACATTGAAGCCAGTAGTGAAGGTTTTACCCAAACAGTTTGAGTCTAGAGAGAAAGCTGTGAGAGATGAAGCCAAGCTGCTTGCAGTAGAGATCTACAAGTGGATCAGAGATGCTTTGAGACCTTCACTTCAGAACATTAATTCTGTACAG ctcAAAGAGCTAGAGGAGGAATGGGTGAAGCTACCTTCATCTCCTCCCAAACAGACGCGCTTCCTGCGCTCCCAGCAGGACCTGAAAGCAAAGTTTCAGGAGCAACAGGCTCAAGGAGGAGAACAGTCAGATG GAGATGATGGGGAGGAAATGGTGGTGGCAGTGGATCCTTATGAGCTGCTGGAGCCTGTGGAAATTCTATCAAAGATGCCCAAAGACTTCTATGAGAAAATT GAAGCTAAGAAGTGGCAGGAACGAAaagaggcactggaggctgtcGATGCTTTGACCAAGAACCCCAAACTAGAGAACGGAGACTATGGAGACCTTGTCAGAGCCCTAAAGAAG GTTGTAGGGAAAGATGCTAACGTGATGCTGGTTTCAATGGCAGCTAAATGTCTGGCAGGACTGGCTACTGGTCTGAGGAAGAAATTTGGAACATATGCAGGACAA GTGGTTCCAACCATTCTAGAGAAGTtcaaggaaaaaaagccacaggtTGTCCAAGCCCTGCAGGAGGCAGTTGATGCCATCTTTCTCACT ACAACTTTCCAGAACCTGTCAGAGGAAATCCTGGCTGTGATGGACAATAAGAACCCTTCAATCAAGCAGCAGGCCTCTCTTTTTCTCGCCCGCTCCTTCAGACACTGCACACAAGCCACACTGCCCAAGAGCATCCTCAAGCCTTTCTGTGCTGCTCTTATCAAG CAAGTAAATGACTCTGCCCCAGAGGTCCGTGATGCTGCCTTTGAAGCTCTGGGGACTGCCATGAAAGTGGTGGGAGAGAAAGCTGTGAACCCTTTCCTGGCTGACTTGGATAAACTTAAATTGGATAAG atTAAGGAGTGTGCTGATAAGGTGGAGCTCTCAGGAGGTAGGAAGGGTGCAGGAGGAGGCGGCACAGTTGAGAAGAAATGTGCAGCTAAAGCCGTCGTCCCTGCTGAATCTGTATCCAAATCCTCTGTTCCATCGAAGAGCCAGACTTCTGCCAATAAG GTGTCAGCAGTGCCACCTAAGAAAGGGAAGCCAACCTCTGCAGCTGGTGCCAAATCCAAGAAGTCCTCCGATAGTAAAGAATTCACTGAGTCTGAACTTTCA GCTGAAGTGTGTCAGGACTTGGCTGCAGGTGTACTTCCTGCCTCCTGTGTTGAACAGCTGGACTCGGCCAACTGGAAGGACAGACTGGCCAGTATGGAGGAGTTCCAGAGG GCTGTTGAGACAATGGATAAAGCTGCAATGCCCTGCCAGGCCTTAGTCAGGATGTTGGCCAAGAAACCAGGGTGGAAGGAGACGAACTTCCAG GTGATGCAGTTGAAACTGCGGATTGTGGCTCTCATTGCTCAAAGGGGACAATTTTCCAAGACCTCAGCCTCTGTTGTTTTGGATGGCTTGGTGGACAAGGTTGGAGATGTCAAGTGTGGTGGAAATGCTAAAGAAGGACTGACTGCTATTGGAGAGGCCTGCTCACTGCCATGGACTGCAGAACAG GTTGTTTCTATGGCTTTTTCCCAGAAAAATCCCAAAAACCAGGCAGAGACTCTGAACTGGCTGTCTAATGCTATGAAGGAGTTTGGCTTTGCAGG TATCAATGTGAAGGGTTTCATCAACAATGTGAAGACAGCTCTGGGAGCAACCAACCCCGCTGTTAGGACAGCAGCCATCACTTTGCTGGGAGTCATGTACCTCTACATGGGAGCTCCACTACGCATGTTCTTTGAAGATGAGAAGCCGGCTCTCCTTGCGCAGATAGATGCAGAGTTCGAGAAG ATGCAAGGTCAATCTCCACCACCCCCTATCAGGTTCACCAAAAAAGTGGCGGCAGAGGAGGAGGGTGCTGAAGTTGAGGAGCAAGATGAAGATGCTGGAGGTGGAGGACAAAATATCATGGACCTGCTGCCCCGAACAGATGTCAG TGACAAGATCACGACTGACCTTGTGTCTAAAATTGGAGATAAGAACTGGAAGATCAGAAAGGAAGGTCTGGATGAGGTTGCAGCCATCATTTCAGAGGCCAAGTTCATCATGGCCAACATTGGAGAGCTGCCTCTGGCCCTGAAGGGACGTCTCAGTGACTCCAACAAGATCCTG gtGCAGCAGACTCTTTCTATTCTGCAGCAACTGGCTACAGCCATGGGAGCTGGACTTAAGCAGCACGTCAAAGCTCTGGGAATTCCCATAATAACCGTTCTAGGAGACAGCAAG CCAAATGTGAGGGCGACTGCCATGACCACACTTCAGGCCTGGGTGGAGCAGACTGGGATGAAGGACTGGCTGGAGGGAGAAGATCTTTCTGAGGAACTGAAGAGAGAGAATCCCTTTCTGCGACaagag GTGCTCGGCTGGTTAGCAGAGAAGTTGCCCACACAGAGGACTGTTTCAGGGGATCTGATGCTGTGCATTCCTCAGCTTTATGCCTGTCTGGAGGACAGAAATGGAGATGTGCGGAAAAAGGCTCAGGATGCCCTTCCTACCTTTATGATGCATCTTGGCTACGACAAGATGAACAAAGCGACAGGCAAACTCAAA CCTGCCTCTAAGGATCAGGTGGTATCCATGTTGGAAAAGGCCAGAACAGTGATGCCAGCTAAACCTGCGGCTCCAGCCAAAACGGGGGGAGGGAAAGGATCTGCAGAGCCAAATAGAGCTGCTTCag CCTCCAGGTCTCAACTACCAAGTGAAGACGTCGCTGATAGTAAACCAGAAGTTAAGAAAGTCCGAGGTGGAATGGCTGCTAAGAAG GGTGCTGCTGGTAAGAAGCCTGTGTCTAAAGGTTTGAAGGATGATGAAGATAAGTCTGGGCCACTCTTCATCCTCATCGCCAATGCGAAGGAACAGAGGATCAAAGAGGAGAAGCAATTGAAG ATTCTGAAGTGGAACTTCATCACCCCTCGAGATGAATATGTGGAGCAGTTGAAAACTCAAATGTCCACCTGTTTTGCAAAGTGGCTACAAGATGAGCTGTTTCACTTCGACTTCCAAAGACATGTTAAGGCCATTGGAGTCATGATTGAG AGGTTGGAGAGTGAGAGTGAAGCCACCATCAGCTGTCTGGACCTGATTCTGAAGTGGTTCACCCTGCGGTTTTTTGATACCAACACCACAGTCCTGATGAAGGTGCTTGAGTATCTAAAATTGCTGTTTGCCATGCTGAATAGAGAGAACTACCACCTGACGGAGTATGAAGCCAACTCCTTCGTCCCCTACCTCATTCTTAAG GTTGGAGAATCAAAAGATGTGGTTCGCAAAGATGTTCGGGCTATCCTGGCCATGCTATGCAAGGTTTATCCAGCATCCAAGGTCTTCCCTTTCCTCATGGATGGAACCAAATCCAAAAACTCCAAACAGAGAGCTG aatGTCTGGAGGAGTTAGGTTGTTTGATAGAGGGCTATGGGATGAATGTATGCCAGCCTACTCCAGCTAAGTCTCTGAAAGAAATTGCTGTGCACATTGGTGACAGAGACACATCTGTACGCAATGCTGCCCTCAACACTGTGGTGGCTGTCTACAACGTCTGCGGGGATCAGGTCTACAAACTCATAGGAAAT TTGTCGGAGAAGGACATGAGTATGCTAGAAGAGAGAATAAAGCGATCAGCAAAGAAGGCACCCACAGCTGTGCCCAAACAGACTGCAACAGATCGGTCTCAGAAGGAGCACCCAACAAACTCCAATGCCACCTTCCTCCGCAAGCCTGCACAGGAAGACCCTAATAAGCTTAA CCAAGCCCGTCAGAATGCACAGCACACAGAGTccctgcatccatccatccccaaGGAGTTCCAGCTAGACCTGGATATGATTGAGATGGACCAGGGTAGAGTGTGCGAGCTGCCGGACCTTGTCCAACACAAGCTGGATGAGCTGCTGGAGCCCATCATGATCCCTGAACCCAA GATGCGTTCGGTCTCACCACACTTTGATGAACTGCACAACAGCACGGCTTCCACCATCAACTTTGTCATCTCTCAGGTTGCGAGTGGTGACATCAACACCAGCATCCAGGCGCTGGCACAG ATTGATGAGGTACTGCGACAGGAGGACAAAGCAGAAGTGATGTCGGGACACATTGATCAGTTTCTTATTGCAACCATCATGCAGCTGAGGCTCATCAACAGCACGCACATGGCTGATGATCGGGTGGATAAGAAGGATATCATAAAGTTGTATAGCTGCATCATAGGAAACATGCTGTCT CTGTTCTCTATGGAGTCCCTGGCCAGAGAGGCATCTATGGGTGTGTTGAAGGACCTGATGCATGGTCTGATAACGTTGATGCTGGACAGCAGAGTGGAGGATGTAGAAGATGGAACACAGGTCATCAGGTCTGTCAACCTGCTCGTAATCAGAGTCCTGGAGAAGTCTGACCAGACCAACATGATCAG TGCTCTGCTGGTGTTGCTTCAGGACACGCTGGTCTCGACAGCTGGTTCCCCCATGGTCTCAGAGCTGGTCATGAAA TGTTTGTGGAGGGTTATCCGCTTCCTCCCAGAGACCATCAACAACATAAACCTGGATCGGATCCTGCTGGATGTCCACAACTTCATGAAAGTTTTTCCCAAAGAGAAACTTAAGCAGCTCAAGAGCGATGTCCCACACAGGACCCTCAAGACGCTGCTACACACACTCTGCAAGCTCACCGGGGCAAAG ATCCTTGACCACCTGTCGATGATTGAGAATCGTAACGAGTCTGAGTTGGAGGCCCATCTGAGGCGGGTAGTCAAACACTCCGGAAACCTGGCGGGACTCAAGAGTGACCGAAGCAACGAGAAGGGGGGACTGCGTATA GACGATCGGATGTCAAAGGCAAAGGTCAGTGACATTCTGTCTGAAATCTTCAAGAAGATAGGCTCCAAGGAGAACACTAAAGAG GGTTTGACAGAGTTATACGAGTACAAACAGAAATACTCAGACGCAGACCTGGAACCGTTCCTCAAAAACACATCCCAGTTCTTCCAGAGTTATGTGGAGCGAGGCCTTCGCATGATTGAGTctgagagagaggggaaaactCGAATCCAGACCACAGCAG TGATCCCTCAGCATGGTGTTGACTCCAGTCTGAGCAGCAACGAGGAGCTGAAGCCAGCTGTTTACTATGAAAGACTGAAGATTCTCAGACAAAGACAAGGCCTGGAAAACACTTCCAGG CAACAGAGTGTTGGGGGAAGTGAGGATGAGGCTCAGCAGCGACCCACCATCTCCTCCCTGCTGTCCTCAAAGCCGTCAGTGGCATCATCCACCGACATGCTGCAAAGCAAGCTGTCACAGCTGAAAGAGTCGCGGGAGCTGTACATGCAGGAGCACAACGTTCACTCcccgacacacaccaacacccGCTCAGCCTCACCAGCTGCCAACCTGGATGACCTGAAGAAACGCCTAGAGAGGATAAAGAGTAAACGGCAGTGA